A region of Vitis riparia cultivar Riparia Gloire de Montpellier isolate 1030 chromosome 1, EGFV_Vit.rip_1.0, whole genome shotgun sequence DNA encodes the following proteins:
- the LOC117921272 gene encoding uncharacterized protein LOC117921272, translated as MKIYHKNSQFLHNLIVYSLTSLVCSLFFSYPHWFPSLWLSINHFLFTSLPNIWSFFFNPKCIFLVGNTIILFLIGEWKLLGSQSPAAEIYDEYAERSRASRRVLSALQEAKEMELEKNLVEESLHKVEEEKEEKEEEEEKDGDEDGEEDQPGLPAEELNKRVEEFIARINKQRWLEAKLLVHDDSSPEDMQF; from the coding sequence ATGAAAATATATCACAAGAACTCTCAGTTTCTTCACAACCTCATTGTTTACTCACTCACTTCATTGGTTTGTAGCTTGTTCTTTTCATATCCCCATTGGTTTCCCTCCCTGTGGTTGTCCATCAACCATTTTCTCTTCACCTCCCTCCCAAATATCTGGTCTTTCTTCTTCAACCccaagtgcattttcctagtaGGAAACACCATCATCCTCTTCCTCATTGGAGAATGGAAACTTTTGGGCTCACAGTCTCCAGCTGCTGAGATTTACGACGAGTATGCCGAGAGGAGTCGAGCTTCTAGACGAGTACTGTCTGCTCTTCAAGAGGCAAAAGAGATGGAGTTGGAGAAGAATTTGGTTGAGGAGAGTCTGCATAAGgttgaagaagagaaagaagagaaagaagaggaagaagaaaaagatggtgATGAAGATGGAGAAGAAGATCAACCTGGATTACCAGCCGAGGAACTCAACAAAAGAGTTGAAGAGTTCATTGCAAGGATTAATAAACAAAGGTGGCTTGAAGCCAAATTACTGGTTCATGATGATAGCAGTCCTGAGGACATGCAGTTCTAA